In the genome of Microtus pennsylvanicus isolate mMicPen1 chromosome X, mMicPen1.hap1, whole genome shotgun sequence, the window GGGAAGTGTTTGGATGTTTGAAAATAAATTCCCATCAGAATCTAGGATAGTTTTAATTGTTACAATTATTAACATGCAAGTATTTGTGGGGACGAAAGATATAAAGATAACTATCTATAAAGTGCACACTTTGGAAAGGCCTAGGCAAAggagtaaaaaataaattacaaagaaCACCCTGCTTTAATTAAAGTGTGAAATATCTGTTCACAAATTaactaataaaatgtttaatttattctAAAAGTGAATTCTttaacacacagaaaatatatgtgTTAAATGATAATGCTAAAATTAATAGATTAATTAAATCTTATCAATTTGATATACTAAGGATAAATTCTGAAATACCTCCTtgctcatctctttctcttttcttgtttctttatgtCTCTTGTGTTTTACTGTTTCCCTTGAGcaacttttttctccttttacctcTCTTACATATATTACAGTGTCTTTACAATTCAAACCAGTCCTAAATTTATTTTCTGCCTTAAAGAACCAAATCTCTTTGGCCTGAGTCAAAGCTTAGGAGGATACTTCAAACTATGAAAGATAGCCAAGTGAATCTAGGTCTGTGTCCCCACCACAGCGTTCCTGAGGATTTATGCTGAAACCCATCTTCAAGCATTGTTGGGTAGTTTCCCTGTCTGCCATTTGAAGGACCAATCCTTCTAGACCTCAGTtctattttcctttgcttctgcttTTCCGAACACAAAACACTTTGAATGTCTGAGTGTCACTAATATCAAAATAGACATTACCTAGATCCATTCATGGTCTGCTACTCGATATGTGTATTAGCACACTGCTTTTCTGGAGAATATCTTCATAAAACGTCATTCCTGCTGCCTCATGTAACAGGTCTGGCAgatataaaaattctaaaaaggtATATACAAAATTGGTCTATAAGGCTAATGGGGTTTTTCCAGGTATTCCATTTTGGGGAAAAGAAGAGAACCAGTCAGAGGGTTCATTTTCCCTCCGTGAAAGAGATTTCAAACAGTTCTAGCAACTACTTCTCAAGTCACCTTACATATTTAGATTAAAACCCAGATACACTGTGAcgcatttagaggtcttttatgtctgaatctctcctaatgtgaatctgtaattctttactgccAAGGAGCTCTTCTTAATATGctgagcacttcttaaaaactttagCTCGTGCCACATAGGGGTAATATGGTACCACCTATTtgctgcccagtctaaaccttaactgcgctgttattatggtaattactaTAGATCCTGCCTGAGATCAGCACAGTTAAGCATAGTGGAGCCAGAGCAGTGCCCTCAGAACAATTTGGTGCCCCTGAACTGCACTTATTTCCAGGCACATttcagtccacattgccatcaagcaagccatatTGCTTTAATCACAACccccattcaaaagctctgtctcacACTGGAGTCAAACAAAGATCGCAATCCCAGGACAGGgaagaaagctggcatttttaaacagccaGTTTTagcttggcggtggtggcacacgcctttaatcccagcacttgggaggcagaggcaggtgggtctctgtgagttcgaggccagcctggtctacaaaagctggttccaggacaggaatcaaaagctatggaaaaaccctgtctcggaaaaaacaaaacaaaacaaaacaaaaacggccagattttcctgctgctgagtctggAAAATTTCTTTGTGGCAagccacccacaaacagcaaaaagctgtgttaaactctcttttccttttaagccctctcaggtttttaagtggagtTAGTTACCACGTTGGGCAGCCTCTCTGTTGTAATGGGAGCGGCAGGCTGCTTGTCGTTCTgtccacccggctagcttatgccttaaataatcacacaggatctgtattaattaaattgctacCTGGtctgttagttctagcctcttattggctaactctcacatattagatTAACCCATGACCATTAATGCGTATcatcacttgactgtggcttaccggcataaTTCCATCTCGAAGAGGAGAGCCGTggccactgcctgactctgctctcttttcccagcattctgttcagtctactccacctgtctaaattctgccctatcaaaaagccaaaacagtttctttatttaaccaatgaaagtaacacatagacagatgacactGGTAAACCAAGTAAGGGTGGGATGGAGTTCCCAGACAGCAGAAGGGTGTGGCTGAAAGCTGACAATTGAGCTCTAAATAGAAGAAGACTTCATGCAACCAGGGGCAGGACATGTAaaatgggggagaggagaaggcgGGTTCAGGTAGTGTGTGGCAGAGATGGAAGCCCGGCAAGGGGAATGGGGCATGAGTTAAGTGGGGCTTCCGAGGTTCAGGTTTTAAGGTCTCCACGAAATAGCCCAAGAAAGGTGTAGGCAGTGGGAAGGCTTAGTGTCTTAGGAAGTACAGTAAGGAAACCAGACCCTCCTCTAAATTTCCTCCACAGCAGTCTGGTTCCATAGTAACCCCTCCCTGCTGTCACTTTTCAGAACCCGCCCCTGGCCGGATATGGTTTACCTCACTtcctgtgaggaggggaggagctaTGTAAGCCGCTTCTGCTGCTCAGGCCTTGCTGCTGGCGACTTCTCAGAGAGGTCTGCAGTGAAGGTAAGGACCCTGAATGTGTACCAAGGGGAATTATGTCTGGAATAATCACAGAAGCTGTGCTAGCTCTCACTCAGGCTTACCCTGGGAAAATATGAGGTGTCTTGTAGCTCTGTATGTTTCTGAGAGGAAACGCCCCCCCCCCTCCCGCTCTCAGAAGGTAACTCTGATTCTGAAAATGGTGGCTTCTTAGATCACAACTGAAGCCAGCCTTTGACTTCTAAATGGTAAGGCAAAAACCTTGAACTGAATTCTAGTCCACCATGAGCTGTTTTGGCCCTGGACTCTTAAGTGCCCCGTGGCGGAGtacagaagcaaaggaagtcTATCTGACTTCATCACCCGCAAAATCAGTAGGTAATGTTCAGTGGAatgaagaaccaactcctgcgagtctgtactttttcttttttgcccttAGAGCcagtgtttctctatagctttggaggctAATTCTGGAAcgagatcttgtagaccaggctgttctcaaactcacggagatctgcctgcccctgcctcctgagtgctggaattaacggCTTGCaacatcactgcctggctctctaCTAATTTTAAATGCTAGAGGTAGCGCTTAAAAACACATATCTTGGAAAACCACGCAAAAGGCACGGGACTGGTCATGCCCAACATGGGCTGGTAGGAGGTCTCCAGTAGCCAAAAGAAAGAGACACATTGAGGTTTCAGATAGCCACGCCCATCTTGGGGTGTTGTGAGGAAGTGCCATGTTCAGAAGATGTCCAAAGGCTTTGGTTAGGCACTCCCATCCCGCGGGAGTCAGAGAACAGTCTAACTGTGGTAGCCATTCCCATCCCATGGTAGTCAGAGAAAAACCAAACTCTGGTAGATAAGCCCATCCTGTGAGAGTCACAGGAAAGCATAACTCTGGTAGTGCCCCCCCCTCCGCCATCCAGAGGGTATCAGAGAAAAGTCCATCTCTGATAGCCACTCCCACCCAATGGGAATCAGGGAAAAGGCTAAATCTGTTAGCCTCTCCCATCCTGTGGGAGTCAGAATAGGGCATATGTCTGGTAGAACTTCCATACCATCGAGTCAGAGGAAAGCCTAACTTTGGTAGTCACCTACCATCCTGTGGAGCCAAAGAAGCCCTTTGTCTGGTAGGCACTCCCATCTCCTGGAGTGAGAGAAAAGCCTAAGTCTGGTAACCACTCCCATCCAGTGGAGGCAGAAAAAAGTCTAATTCTGGTACCCAATCCCAACCTGTGGAATCAGAGAAAAGCTAACTCCAGTAGCCACTCTCATCCTGTGGGAGTCAGAAGAAATCCTATGGAGGGTAACCACTCTCATCCTGTGGGAGTCGGGAAGAAATCCTACCCTTGGTAGCCACTCCCATCCTGTGGGAGTCAGAAGAAATCCTACCTCTGGTAGCCACTCCCATCCAGAGGGTATCAGAGAAAATTCTACCTCTAGTAGCCACTCCCATCCCGCGGGATTCAGAGGAAAGTCTGTCCCTGGTAGCCACTCCCATCCCGTGGGAGTCAGAGGAACTCCTAACTATGCTAGGCATGCCCATCCCTTGATACTAAGGGGGAAGCCTAACTTGGGTGAGTAAGCACATcccctgggagtcagaggaaTCCTAACCTGTGCAGTCATGCCTAGTGTATGGCAATCATAAGGAACACTATACCAAAGATAActagatgctttttttctttcgttttttgagataggttttttctgtagctttgaagccacCTCTGGAACTGACTCTGTTGTCCACACAagactggaacacacagagatccatgtgcctctgcctccagacagcTGGGATGGACCAAAAGGTGCACAGCCACCTCCCAGCTATCtggaagccttttcttttttaggatCTTTctagacaaagtttctctggtTAGCAGTTCTAGCTTTTCcagctggaactagctcttgtagagcaggatgacgtcgaactcacagagatccaggtCCCTTTTATATTGACCCAAACTACTCTTAAGAACCAGAAATGGAGCACAGCAGTGATGGCacaaatcccagcatttagaagtcagaggcaggcagatctttgtgagttcaaagccaacctggatCTGTAAAGCATGTTTCAGGTTCCAGGAGTACTAGtgatattacacagagaaacctgtctttttaaaaaaggaaaacatcaaaaatgGAAGGATAGACAGACAGCACAGCTGGTGTACAGTGTTTGCTTAGAATTCCTGAAAGCATAGGTAACGTGACAAATACGGCAAAAGCAGatgttattaaatataaataaataatgtggaaGTGTTAAGTGTCCTGCCAATACTTTCCTGTACTGTTAGGAGAAGTAAGAGGATAATGAGAAATTGACCAGGATcaccagaaaaggaagagaggaaatacAGCAGTGGTTGAGGGAAGCGGGGAAGAGTATGATACTAGGTGTGCATGTCAGGAACTTTACAGCAGTTCTCATAACTTCAGCAAATGGGTGCAGACAAAGAAAAGGGTCAGCTTCAAATGTCTGAGCAGGATACTAAATTCTGGCTGAAGGAAAACTGAAAACTAACACATAGCACAGGGATATTTAAAATGTCCTGAATTAGGAGCTGGAAGTGTGACAGCCCTCTGTGCTCCTCTGAGCCTGTTCTCTGAGAAGGGACAGACTTGGTCTCCTATGGGCCCACTTTAGCCTTGGTCTCCAGTACCTAACATCAGTGAAGATATGTGGAGGTGAGGGAATCTCTTCTAAAATAATGGGGCCAGTGCAAGTCAGGCTCTATAGTGTGACTTGTACATGTACACCTGTCATAACTAGCCACAGGCTCTGTTCCCAGGGCATTGTCAGCACAAGAGGGCAAAGGTTAGCATAGTTATTTTCCACATCTACATCAtatcttgtgtatgtgtattctcCCAGTGCTTATCAtgcttttttgtctttctcttatttttttaaagtcagtttaTTTGTATATACCTCTGGTTTTCCCAGaattcacaatgtagaccaggatgactttgaactcccgaAGTTTTCTTGCCTGCCACTCTGcaatacttttattctttttgcttttgactttttatttaatttgtgtgtacTGTATTAAaacttttcctgtcttctctctccatttGTGATCATTCCTCTCCATGTCGGCTCAAATCCACAGCccaatttataattattattgttacatatgtgacaatatataaatacatatattttatatattgttttacttaaaaatatctatagtgtaagtaataaataatataaaaacatacacTTATTATATAAAGACGTAAATACAGCCTAATatgtccatttagtgttgcttacaTGTATATGGTTTTAGGACTGAGCGATTTGCCTACAGAAGACTGAATCTCCCTCTTTTAACAGCCGATCTCTACAGTGCTTCATCTAGGGGTATGGCCTTGTGAGATTTCACCATTCATGTTATGTGAATTGGTGTGGTCATTCAAGTTCAAGTCTCCTTTGGGCTTCCTTACTCCTGGATTCTGTGAAACATTACAGCAGCCTAGTACTAGATGTGAGTAGAATTGAGAGTGTTCAAACCCCAGACAAAGGCAGCCATCCTTTACCTCACAGTATATATAAGGTGACCAGAGGTGAGGAATACAGGGAGTGCTTAGAACACTCATGTCATTATACTGTGTATAACAAGGAGGGGATAGAATTGCTGAAAGCCTGAGTGTTCTCAACATGCTCAAAGTGCTCATAGCACGCTATTTTCCTGATTTAGGTATCTCAGTTCCCTGTTCTACTACCAAGACTCTGTCCTGCTGTCCCTGACGCCAGCCATCATGCCAAGGGGACAGAAGAGTAAGACCCGTGCTCGTGAGAAACGACGCCAGGGGCTCAAGGATGCTCAagcaaaggaggcagagaaagcagagtcacCTGCTGGCTCTGATCAAGCTTCAGGAGATGCTAAGCCAAGCACTTCTACTGCTGACTTCCCACAGCAGTCTGAAAGCTCAGCACCCAGCAGCACTGCTAGCCAGGGAATGACCCATGGAAGGTCTGATAATGGTGACCAGGGCCAAGGGGATGGAAATGAGCATTCTTCCAGGGCTCTACTCTCCACTAGAAGCATGCAGATGGATCTTATGACAAGGAAGACGGGAATGCTGATGGAGTACATGCTCCTCAAATACAAAATGCAGCAGCCCATGAGGAGGGGAGAGATGCTCAAAGTTATCCATAAAAGGTTCAAGGAACACTTCCCTGAGATCCTCAAGAAAGCCTCCTATCGATTGGATGTGGTGTTTGGCCTTGAGCTGAAAGAAATCCTGCCACATGGTCAAGCATATGAGCTTGTGAGCAAGTTAGATTGCGAGGATGATGGAAGTAGGAGCAATGAGCTAGGTGTTCCTACCAGGGGCATTCTGATTGCTCTCCTCAGTGTGATCTACCTAAATAAGTATTGTGCTGCCGAGGAGGATGTCTGGTATTTCCTGAATGCATTAGGAGTCTATGATGGGGTCCCACATCTCATCTTTGGAGATGTCAGGAAGCTCATCACTGAAGATCTGGTACAGGAAAAGTACCTGGTATACCGTCAGGTTCCTAACAGTGATCCTCCGTCCTATGAGTTCCTGTGGGGCCCGAGAGCCTATGCTGAAACCAACAAGATAAAGGTGATAGAATTTTTAGCCAAGATCACTGAAACCACGACTGAGGATTACTCATCTCGTTATGAGCAGGCTTTGattgaagaggaagagaaagcccaagctgcagctgcagccaAGTCTGGCACTAAAGGCAAGGCCAAGGGACATACTAAGACCAAGTTAAGTCATCCTACTCACAAGTGAGGTATAAGGTAGCCTCTGTTTTATGATTGAAAAGGTCTGTTCATCTTTTTGCAAATAAGCTGTTGATAACCTTTTGGGAAACTTTTAGCATAGTTTTAACTTGGGGTTAAATGTACTCAGATAAATTCTGTATTCAGTTCCTTCAGTGCTGTTTACCAAGTTGGGAGCTCAAATTTTTtggattcttttaaaatacagtttacaAATTGAAATGTTTTAAGGATTTGATGATGTTCATAAGATACTATAGAATTAGATTAAGAAAATGTTGtgatatatgaaagaaaaatattcaaaagtgTAAGTCATTTCATTGAAGATTTTCTTTTAGGCCTTGTTTTATTGGCATTGATATCAGGTATATACTGACTTTTGTTTCTGATATTAaaatttctttgagaaattaGGTGAGAAGCAGTTCTCTTGTTTTAAAGGTTCATGCTTTAATGCAACACGCACTGAATACCTACTCTTGTAAATTTCTTACCTTGTGTACTGGGCATGTTTGATAATAGAATCAGGAGGTCTGGAATATGCAATGATATTTTCTCTAAGAAACTTTCATTATTGGACAGAATGGAATAAGATCCCTACTtccaaaagaaacaataaatgggtgATATCTTcttcaacaaaatattttttctatatccATTACTAGTTATCTTCAGGGATGAAGgtcttgcttttccttcttgTTCACGGCCTGGCATACAGAATTTCTATAGAATCTTTTAGGGAAAACGTtccatcccagaactagagaggattatagaaGGTGGAGACAGCTCCCAgttacagtctcattctgagattcccagaggcaggattgccatttcagactgaggtgacGGTAACAGCCAGTGGATGACTACTTTCCTTTTGGGTGGTCTAGTTGAACCCTAATGTCTCCCTCTGAGCTTTAATTATACATGCTTTATTTGGTGCCCAACTTTTGGGGGCATGAATTCACAAACAAGACATTTGCCTGAGAGTTGTATCCCCCATGCCAGGACAGAGCTTGGATTaaaattccagctctaggaattTAGAGGAAGCAAAAGGATTTCAGGTCCCATC includes:
- the LOC142840439 gene encoding melanoma-associated antigen B4-like, with the translated sequence MPRGQKSKTRAREKRRQGLKDAQAKEAEKAESPAGSDQASGDAKPSTSTADFPQQSESSAPSSTASQGMTHGRSDNGDQGQGDGNEHSSRALLSTRSMQMDLMTRKTGMLMEYMLLKYKMQQPMRRGEMLKVIHKRFKEHFPEILKKASYRLDVVFGLELKEILPHGQAYELVSKLDCEDDGSRSNELGVPTRGILIALLSVIYLNKYCAAEEDVWYFLNALGVYDGVPHLIFGDVRKLITEDLVQEKYLVYRQVPNSDPPSYEFLWGPRAYAETNKIKVIEFLAKITETTTEDYSSRYEQALIEEEEKAQAAAAAKSGTKGKAKGHTKTKLSHPTHK